The following are encoded together in the Streptomyces rapamycinicus NRRL 5491 genome:
- a CDS encoding S8 family peptidase, producing MTNGPGPVGPMGKGPNGERPRQRGGMPPGAQQTEYTGRYVVLLDQQEPDRGLEALRSSVGISSVERVRGAEPGAAELLGRADVSVVFDELGVAVVDVRPDQRHALVTTAEAEPTIIATEPERVVYASVITEPQRTLTGFFPTYRSDDGEVSRHTRAELATSLGPAWDEQNTTWGLQGIRANWSHLTGSGVKVAVLDTGVDTDHPDLTGCVEATASFVSGVSVEDGHGHGTHCVGTVAGPAEPGRAPRYGVAGEARVLVGKVLSDQGVGSDGEILAGMAWAVAQGARVVSMSLGAPVEPGELFPQTYENVARRALRRGTVIVAAAGNESRRPGFVAPVGRPANCPSILAVAALGKDLGTAFFSCGAINGAGGEINIAAPGVDIFSAAPDGTYQTMSGTSMATPHAAGVVTLLAQAHPDASAADLSTRLLSGAHPLAQPGADIGAGLLQAP from the coding sequence ATGACGAACGGACCTGGGCCCGTGGGGCCCATGGGTAAGGGGCCGAACGGGGAGCGGCCGCGGCAGCGGGGCGGTATGCCGCCGGGGGCGCAGCAGACCGAGTACACCGGGCGGTATGTGGTCCTGCTCGATCAGCAGGAGCCCGACCGCGGTTTGGAGGCGCTGCGCTCGTCCGTGGGGATCTCGTCCGTGGAGCGCGTCCGCGGGGCCGAGCCCGGAGCGGCGGAGCTGCTGGGGCGCGCCGATGTGTCGGTGGTCTTCGACGAACTCGGCGTCGCCGTCGTCGATGTGCGGCCGGACCAGCGCCATGCGCTGGTCACCACGGCGGAGGCGGAGCCGACGATCATCGCGACGGAGCCGGAGCGCGTGGTGTACGCGTCGGTGATCACGGAGCCGCAGCGCACGCTGACCGGCTTCTTCCCGACGTACCGCAGCGACGACGGCGAAGTGTCCCGGCACACCCGGGCCGAGCTCGCCACCTCGCTGGGACCGGCGTGGGACGAGCAGAACACCACCTGGGGACTCCAGGGGATCCGCGCCAACTGGTCGCATCTGACGGGCAGCGGGGTGAAGGTCGCCGTGCTGGACACCGGTGTGGACACCGACCACCCGGATCTGACCGGATGCGTCGAGGCGACCGCCTCCTTCGTGTCCGGGGTGAGCGTCGAGGACGGCCATGGCCACGGCACCCACTGCGTCGGCACCGTGGCCGGTCCGGCCGAGCCGGGGCGCGCGCCGCGGTACGGCGTGGCCGGTGAGGCCCGGGTGCTGGTCGGCAAGGTGCTCAGCGACCAGGGCGTGGGCTCCGACGGCGAGATCCTGGCGGGGATGGCCTGGGCGGTCGCCCAGGGCGCCCGGGTGGTCTCCATGTCGCTCGGGGCTCCGGTGGAGCCGGGCGAGCTGTTCCCGCAGACCTACGAGAACGTGGCGCGGCGCGCGCTGCGGCGCGGCACCGTGATCGTGGCCGCGGCGGGCAACGAGAGCCGGCGGCCGGGCTTCGTGGCGCCGGTGGGGCGGCCCGCCAACTGCCCGTCCATCCTGGCGGTGGCGGCGCTCGGCAAGGACCTGGGGACGGCGTTCTTCTCCTGCGGCGCCATCAACGGCGCGGGCGGGGAGATCAATATCGCCGCGCCCGGGGTGGACATCTTCTCGGCCGCGCCCGACGGCACGTACCAGACGATGAGCGGCACCAGCATGGCGACGCCGCATGCCGCCGGTGTGGTCACGCTGCTGGCGCAGGCGCATCCGGACGCCTCGGCGGCCGACCTGAGCACCCGTCTGCTGTCCGGCGCCCATCCGCTGGCGCAACCGGGCGCGGACATCGGCGCGGGTCTGCTCCAGGCGCCGTGA
- a CDS encoding YegP family protein encodes MAGKFEIYEDKRGKHRFRLKAGNGEIIAVGEAYESKSAAQKGVESVKKNAPTAEIKEIPTDKSA; translated from the coding sequence ATGGCAGGCAAGTTCGAGATCTACGAGGACAAGCGCGGCAAGCACCGCTTCCGGCTGAAGGCGGGCAACGGCGAGATCATCGCGGTCGGCGAGGCCTATGAGTCCAAGTCCGCCGCGCAGAAGGGCGTCGAATCCGTCAAGAAGAACGCCCCGACGGCCGAGATCAAGGAGATTCCGACCGACAAGTCGGCGTGA
- a CDS encoding GNAT family N-acetyltransferase, with amino-acid sequence MDPHHWPLYGLRLRTPRLELRLPDIPLLDELAAVAAGGVHDPDEMPFGVPWTDAPPEERGRGTFQHVLRTIAEWRPEQWTLSLAVLHEGAVIGRQDLFAAEFAVTREAETGSWLGTAHQGKGLGTEMRAAVAHLAFEGLGALSLISGAMVENGRSLGVSRRLGYRPDGLSVLAVRGEARTLQRLRLDRAAWEEHRATPVEIAGLEPCRALFGAP; translated from the coding sequence ATGGACCCCCATCACTGGCCCCTGTACGGGCTGCGCCTGCGTACGCCACGCCTGGAGCTGCGGCTTCCCGACATCCCGCTGCTCGACGAACTCGCCGCGGTCGCGGCGGGCGGGGTGCACGACCCGGACGAGATGCCCTTCGGCGTCCCGTGGACCGACGCGCCCCCGGAGGAGCGCGGACGCGGCACCTTCCAGCATGTGCTCCGCACGATCGCCGAATGGCGGCCGGAGCAGTGGACGCTGAGCCTCGCGGTGCTGCACGAGGGGGCGGTGATCGGGCGGCAGGACCTGTTCGCGGCCGAGTTCGCCGTCACGCGGGAGGCCGAGACCGGATCCTGGCTGGGCACCGCCCACCAGGGCAAGGGCCTGGGCACGGAGATGCGGGCCGCGGTGGCGCACCTGGCGTTCGAGGGGCTGGGCGCACTGTCGCTGATCTCCGGCGCGATGGTGGAGAACGGCCGCTCGCTGGGGGTGTCCCGGCGGCTCGGCTACCGCCCCGACGGGCTGTCCGTGCTCGCCGTACGGGGCGAGGCCCGCACCCTTCAGCGGCTGCGGCTGGACCGCGCGGCCTGGGAGGAGCACCGCGCCACCCCGGTCGAGATCGCCGGACTGGAGCCGTGCCGCGCGCTGTTCGGCGCTCCCTGA
- a CDS encoding M4 family metallopeptidase, with protein sequence MDANANARPARGHRHTAFCTIVPPHVLDKLSHAEDASLADPARRTLEHDALQRTRRRIATVRGVPAARAAAPSDKPQRTIYDAQHRTSLPGRKTRGEGDQASGDDSVNRAYDGLGATFELFFKAYGRRSIDDSGLPLNASVHYSEDYNNAFWDGEQMVFGDGDGEVFQDFTIPVDVMAHELTHGVTQYTANLEYFGQSGALNESMSDVFGSLVKQHVLGHSAEEADWLIGAGLLTDRVTGVALRSMKAPGTAYDDDVLGKDPQPGTMDDYVHTSRDNGGVHINSGIPNHAFYLAATALGGNAWERAGQIWYDVLTGGDLDSDAQFADFAQLTVAAAHARYGEGEEQAAVRDAWAGVGITDLRAHVGAR encoded by the coding sequence ATGGACGCCAATGCCAATGCCCGCCCTGCCCGCGGTCACCGCCACACCGCCTTCTGCACGATCGTGCCGCCGCACGTCCTGGACAAGCTGTCCCATGCCGAGGACGCCTCGCTGGCCGATCCCGCCCGCCGCACGCTCGAGCACGACGCCCTGCAGCGCACCCGCCGCCGGATCGCCACCGTGCGCGGCGTCCCCGCCGCGCGGGCGGCCGCGCCCTCCGACAAGCCCCAGCGCACCATCTACGACGCCCAGCACCGGACCTCGCTGCCGGGCAGGAAGACGCGCGGCGAGGGCGACCAGGCGAGCGGGGACGACTCGGTGAACCGCGCGTACGACGGGCTCGGCGCGACCTTCGAGCTCTTCTTCAAGGCGTACGGCCGGCGCTCCATCGACGACTCGGGGCTGCCGCTGAACGCGAGCGTCCACTACAGCGAGGACTACAACAACGCCTTCTGGGACGGCGAGCAGATGGTCTTCGGCGACGGGGACGGCGAGGTCTTCCAGGACTTCACCATCCCGGTCGACGTGATGGCCCACGAGCTCACCCACGGCGTCACGCAGTACACCGCCAACCTCGAGTACTTCGGCCAGTCCGGGGCGCTCAACGAGTCGATGTCCGACGTCTTCGGCTCCCTGGTCAAGCAGCATGTGCTCGGCCACAGCGCCGAGGAGGCCGACTGGCTGATCGGCGCGGGGCTGCTGACGGACCGGGTCACCGGGGTGGCCCTGCGCTCCATGAAGGCCCCGGGCACGGCCTACGACGACGATGTGCTGGGCAAGGACCCGCAGCCGGGCACGATGGACGACTACGTCCACACCTCACGTGACAACGGCGGCGTCCACATCAACTCCGGCATCCCCAACCACGCCTTCTACCTCGCCGCCACCGCCCTGGGCGGCAACGCCTGGGAGCGCGCCGGGCAGATCTGGTACGACGTGCTGACCGGCGGCGATCTGGACTCCGACGCGCAGTTCGCCGACTTCGCCCAGCTCACGGTGGCCGCGGCGCACGCCCGCTACGGCGAGGGCGAGGAGCAGGCGGCGGTGCGGGACGCATGGGCCGGGGTGGGCATCACCGATCTGCGGGCCC
- a CDS encoding TerB family tellurite resistance protein has protein sequence MVHRRARRDRDLCVVGVRTLWRTVGDGEFFCPECGGDRNYRRRTGRRRIVVLGLPVLPRGPVAPIVECAACGSRCGTEVLDHPTTTRFSAMLRDAVHTVALAVLAAGGTEATAVRQVAVGAVRAAGFADCSEEQLLALIEALAADTGRLPGACGERDGLDPCGTALAIELHEALEPLAPHLAPTGREAILLQGARIAVADGPYRPAERAVLETVGRALMICPDDTARLLAATRAAF, from the coding sequence GTGGTGCACCGGCGAGCCCGCCGTGACCGGGACCTGTGTGTGGTAGGCGTACGCACTCTGTGGCGGACCGTCGGCGATGGTGAGTTCTTCTGCCCCGAGTGCGGAGGCGACCGCAACTACCGCCGCCGTACCGGCCGTCGCCGCATCGTGGTGCTCGGCCTGCCGGTGCTGCCGCGCGGACCGGTCGCGCCCATCGTGGAATGCGCGGCCTGCGGCAGCCGCTGCGGCACGGAGGTGCTCGACCACCCCACCACGACCCGCTTCTCCGCGATGCTCCGCGACGCGGTGCACACCGTGGCCCTCGCGGTCCTCGCCGCGGGCGGCACCGAGGCGACGGCGGTCCGGCAGGTCGCGGTCGGCGCGGTGCGCGCCGCCGGGTTCGCCGACTGCAGCGAGGAGCAGCTGCTCGCGCTCATCGAGGCCCTCGCCGCCGACACCGGGCGGCTGCCGGGCGCCTGCGGCGAGCGGGACGGCCTGGACCCGTGCGGTACGGCGCTGGCCATCGAGCTGCACGAGGCACTGGAGCCGCTGGCCCCGCATCTGGCCCCCACCGGCCGGGAGGCCATCCTCCTCCAGGGCGCCCGGATCGCCGTGGCGGACGGCCCGTACCGCCCGGCCGAGCGCGCGGTCCTGGAGACGGTCGGCCGGGCGCTGATGATCTGTCCCGACGACACGGCCCGCCTGCTGGCCGCCACAAGGGCAGCGTTCTGA
- the leuA gene encoding 2-isopropylmalate synthase, translating into MSTSDHSASAQSHVGRPTPITAASVTQRPSGMPIHKYGPYEAVDIPDRTWPDNRITVAPRWLSTDLRDGNQALIDPMSPARKREMFDLLVRMGYKEIEVGFPSSGQTDFDFVRSIIEGGAIPEDVTISVLTQAREELIERTVESLRGAHKATVHLYNATAPTFRRVVFRGTREQVKQIAVDGTRLVVEYADKILGDDTVFGYQYSPEIFTDTELDFALEVCEGVMDVWQPEEGREIILNLPATVERSTPSTHADRFEWMSRHLSRREHICLSVHPHNDRGTAVAAAELAIMAGADRIEGCLFGQGERTGNVDLVTLGMNLFSQGVDPQIDFSQIDEIRRTAEYCNQMQIHPRHPYAGDLVYTAFSGSHQDAIKKGFEALEASAAEQGKTVDEIEWAVPYLPIDPKDVGRSYEAVIRVNSQSGKGGIAYVLKNDHNLDLPRRMQIEFSKTIQAKTDAEGGEVTPDQIWAAFQDEYLPTEDNRWGRISLRSAQTSTTTEGTDALTVEAVVDGAETVLTGTGNGPLAAFFDALAAIDVDVRLLDYSEHTLSEGAASQAAAYIECAIGGQVLWGVGVDANIVRASLKAVVSAVNRARR; encoded by the coding sequence ATGAGCACGTCTGATCATTCCGCAAGCGCCCAGAGCCATGTCGGCCGTCCCACCCCCATCACCGCCGCGAGCGTCACCCAGCGCCCCTCGGGGATGCCGATCCACAAGTACGGCCCGTACGAGGCCGTCGACATCCCGGACCGCACCTGGCCGGACAACCGCATCACCGTCGCCCCTCGCTGGCTGTCCACCGATCTGCGGGACGGCAACCAGGCGCTGATCGACCCGATGTCCCCGGCCCGCAAGCGCGAGATGTTCGACCTGCTGGTGCGCATGGGCTACAAGGAGATCGAGGTCGGCTTCCCCTCCTCCGGTCAGACCGACTTCGACTTCGTACGGTCGATCATCGAGGGGGGCGCGATCCCGGAGGACGTGACGATCTCCGTCCTCACCCAGGCGCGCGAGGAGCTGATCGAGCGCACCGTGGAGTCGCTGCGCGGGGCGCACAAGGCCACCGTGCACCTGTACAACGCCACCGCCCCCACCTTCCGCCGCGTCGTCTTCCGCGGCACCCGGGAGCAGGTCAAGCAGATCGCGGTGGACGGCACCCGGCTGGTGGTGGAGTACGCCGACAAGATCCTCGGCGATGACACGGTCTTCGGCTACCAGTACAGCCCGGAGATCTTCACCGACACGGAGCTGGACTTCGCCCTGGAGGTCTGCGAGGGCGTCATGGACGTCTGGCAGCCCGAGGAGGGCCGCGAGATCATCCTGAATCTGCCGGCCACCGTCGAGCGCTCGACCCCGTCCACCCACGCGGACCGCTTCGAGTGGATGTCGCGCCATCTGTCCCGGCGCGAGCACATCTGCCTGTCGGTGCATCCGCACAACGACCGCGGCACCGCCGTCGCCGCCGCCGAGCTGGCGATCATGGCCGGGGCGGACCGCATCGAGGGCTGCCTGTTCGGCCAGGGCGAGCGCACCGGCAACGTGGACCTGGTGACGCTGGGCATGAACCTGTTCTCCCAGGGTGTCGACCCGCAGATCGACTTCTCGCAGATCGACGAGATCCGCCGCACCGCCGAGTACTGCAACCAGATGCAGATCCACCCGCGCCACCCCTACGCGGGCGATCTGGTCTACACCGCCTTCTCCGGCTCCCACCAGGACGCCATCAAGAAGGGGTTCGAGGCGCTGGAGGCGAGCGCGGCCGAGCAGGGCAAGACGGTGGACGAGATCGAGTGGGCCGTCCCGTACCTGCCCATCGACCCCAAGGACGTCGGCCGCTCCTACGAGGCCGTGATCCGGGTGAACTCCCAGTCCGGCAAGGGCGGCATCGCCTATGTCCTGAAGAACGACCACAACCTGGACCTGCCGCGCAGGATGCAGATCGAGTTCTCCAAGACGATTCAGGCCAAGACCGACGCAGAGGGCGGCGAGGTCACCCCGGACCAGATCTGGGCGGCCTTCCAGGACGAGTACCTGCCGACCGAGGACAACCGGTGGGGGCGGATCTCGCTGCGCAGCGCGCAGACCTCGACCACCACCGAGGGCACCGACGCGCTCACCGTCGAGGCGGTCGTGGACGGCGCCGAGACGGTGCTGACCGGCACCGGCAACGGCCCGCTGGCGGCCTTCTTCGACGCCCTGGCCGCGATTGACGTGGACGTACGGCTGCTGGACTACTCCGAGCACACCCTGAGCGAGGGCGCCGCTTCGCAGGCCGCCGCGTACATCGAGTGCGCGATCGGCGGGCAGGTGCTGTGGGGTGTCGGGGTCGACGCCAACATCGTGCGCGCCTCCCTGAAGGCCGTCGTCTCCGCGGTGAACCGGGCTCGCCGCTGA
- a CDS encoding MMPL family transporter: MQTTSSGIAGDPQQPDAPPPAAAGASSAAAGGKRRRSLPWAVIAGWVLLLLVAVPFAGKLEGAKRDTAVDYLPAGADSTQVARLQERLPGGDTIDLVLVFHRDGGLTGADRKAAGGRVAEVAGRHDLVGGTAPRAVPSKDGTTVMYPMALTGLADEKERADAVKDVRAELASHPGGLTVQVGGPGALSADSQEVFASTDGTLMFATAGVVALLLIITYRSPLLWLVPLGVVGVAAMAAMAIVYGLVQGFDLIVTSMSSSIMTVLVFGAGTDYALLIVSRYREELRRHRAPYDAMREALRGCGPAVLASSGTVAAGLLCLLAADLNSSSGLGPVGAVGVICALAAMMTLLPAVLVLLGRRVFWPLIPVHGSEPRATRRGFFEAMGDSARRRPGAVLLGGAALLGVLALGVLNLPGNLKQEDTFTDKPESVAATQTLADAYPDSSSQPISVMARTAGADEVLRRARSTEGVVRADTGRSGGGWTEIDVFPRGAPQSAEETAALHALRSDLVRVEGADALVGGPSAQQLDLKDTNARDRMLVIPLVLIAVLLILAALLRSLLAPLVLVAAVVAVWGAAMGLGGLFFDPVFGFAGVDPGLPLLSFVFLVALGVDYGIFLMHRMREESLRGADVPDAAVTALRTTGGVIASAGLVLAATFAVLASLPMVMLVEMGFVVAVGVLLDTFLVRTYLVTSASLLLKRWVWWPGALFRRTPASRAPAAQDGPAAGSRPEPAVRGG; encoded by the coding sequence ATGCAGACGACATCGTCAGGGATCGCTGGAGATCCCCAACAACCGGACGCGCCACCACCCGCCGCGGCCGGGGCGTCATCCGCCGCGGCAGGCGGCAAGCGGAGGCGCTCACTGCCCTGGGCGGTCATCGCGGGCTGGGTGCTGCTGCTCCTCGTCGCCGTCCCCTTCGCGGGCAAGCTCGAGGGCGCCAAGCGGGACACGGCCGTCGACTACCTCCCGGCGGGCGCCGACTCCACCCAGGTGGCGCGGCTCCAGGAGCGGCTGCCCGGTGGCGACACCATCGACCTCGTCCTCGTCTTCCACCGCGACGGCGGGCTGACCGGCGCCGACCGTAAGGCGGCCGGCGGGCGGGTCGCCGAGGTGGCGGGACGTCATGACCTCGTCGGCGGCACGGCGCCGCGCGCCGTGCCGTCCAAGGACGGCACGACCGTGATGTACCCCATGGCGCTCACCGGCCTGGCCGACGAGAAGGAGCGGGCCGACGCCGTCAAGGACGTCCGCGCCGAGCTCGCCTCCCATCCCGGGGGCCTGACCGTCCAGGTCGGCGGTCCCGGGGCGCTCAGCGCCGACTCGCAGGAGGTCTTCGCCTCCACCGACGGCACGCTGATGTTCGCCACCGCCGGGGTGGTCGCCCTGCTGCTGATCATCACCTATCGCAGCCCGCTGCTGTGGCTGGTGCCGCTGGGCGTGGTCGGCGTCGCCGCCATGGCCGCGATGGCGATCGTCTACGGCCTCGTCCAGGGCTTCGACCTCATCGTCACCAGCATGAGCTCCTCGATCATGACGGTGCTGGTCTTCGGCGCGGGCACCGACTACGCCCTGCTGATCGTGTCCCGCTACCGCGAGGAACTGCGCCGCCACCGCGCCCCGTACGACGCGATGCGCGAGGCCCTGCGCGGCTGCGGTCCGGCCGTACTCGCCTCCAGCGGCACCGTGGCCGCCGGGCTGCTGTGTCTGCTCGCCGCCGACCTCAACAGCAGCAGCGGACTGGGTCCGGTCGGCGCGGTCGGGGTCATCTGCGCGCTGGCCGCAATGATGACGCTGCTGCCCGCGGTGCTGGTGCTGCTGGGGCGCCGGGTGTTCTGGCCCCTGATCCCCGTCCACGGCAGTGAACCGCGGGCGACCCGGCGCGGGTTCTTCGAGGCGATGGGCGACTCGGCCCGCCGCCGGCCCGGTGCCGTGCTCCTCGGCGGTGCCGCGCTGCTGGGCGTGCTCGCCCTCGGGGTGCTCAATCTGCCCGGCAACCTCAAGCAGGAGGACACCTTCACCGACAAGCCCGAGTCGGTGGCCGCCACCCAGACCCTCGCCGACGCCTATCCGGACAGCAGCAGCCAGCCCATCAGCGTGATGGCGCGCACCGCGGGCGCGGACGAGGTGCTGCGGCGGGCGCGCTCCACGGAGGGGGTCGTACGGGCGGACACCGGGCGCAGCGGCGGCGGCTGGACGGAGATCGACGTCTTCCCGCGGGGCGCCCCGCAGTCGGCGGAGGAGACGGCCGCGCTGCACGCCCTGCGCTCGGATCTGGTGCGGGTCGAGGGCGCCGACGCGCTCGTCGGCGGGCCCAGCGCCCAGCAGCTCGATCTGAAGGACACCAACGCCCGCGACCGGATGCTGGTCATCCCACTGGTGCTGATCGCCGTACTGCTGATCCTCGCGGCCCTGCTGCGCAGCCTCCTCGCGCCGCTGGTCCTCGTGGCCGCCGTGGTCGCGGTGTGGGGCGCGGCCATGGGGCTCGGCGGGCTCTTCTTCGACCCGGTCTTCGGCTTCGCCGGGGTCGACCCAGGGCTGCCGCTGCTGTCGTTCGTCTTCCTGGTCGCCCTCGGCGTGGACTACGGCATCTTCCTGATGCACCGGATGCGGGAGGAGTCGCTGCGCGGGGCGGACGTCCCGGACGCGGCGGTGACCGCGCTGCGCACGACGGGCGGGGTGATCGCCTCGGCCGGTCTGGTGCTGGCGGCGACCTTCGCGGTGCTGGCCTCGCTGCCGATGGTGATGCTGGTCGAGATGGGGTTCGTGGTGGCGGTCGGCGTGCTGCTCGACACCTTCCTCGTACGGACGTACCTGGTGACGTCGGCGAGCCTGCTGCTGAAGCGGTGGGTGTGGTGGCCGGGCGCCCTCTTCCGCCGTACGCCCGCCTCGCGGGCCCCGGCCGCCCAGGACGGACCCGCCGCCGGGTCCCGTCCGGAACCGGCCGTACGCGGCGGCTGA
- a CDS encoding sensor histidine kinase — protein sequence MEPVPVPPTNHSAPTPPERAANARHPAARPAAHSAVHRAIASASRALHNGPRPAEAPEEARRRRRVDARIAGAVLVLQAVLALLNPDRNGHRPDAFGWALLVASATVLIGRRHSPMVVTVAVVFMVGPYHAMDNVHIAVVPAGLLAVYTLAVMGPPLRSFLTVTAVISIMVSVMALSGKPHAGLDMLRTSGWVLSVVVIGEAVRIHRKYIAAILERAERAERTREEEAARRVAEERLHIARDLHDLLAHSITLIGVQTSVAAHVLIADPERLDREAMAKALDSIADTCRDARAELRATLQVLRGGAGGDADRADGEDTGPLPGLAGLADLAAAAEAAGVRVDLTVDVEASELSPAVGAAAYRIVQEALTNAVRHAPGTRVRITLVRDEGELSVAAVDDGPGGEEPPLIAPVEAGYGIVGMRERARSVAGTLSAGPREDGPGFAIRAALPWGRGGPSGGRTGTGNATGTGTGTGTGTGTGTGTGTGPGSGTAASTGQTAAPPREATA from the coding sequence ATGGAGCCCGTGCCCGTACCTCCTACGAACCACTCCGCGCCCACCCCGCCGGAGCGTGCCGCCAACGCCCGGCACCCCGCCGCGCGCCCCGCCGCGCACTCCGCCGTCCACCGCGCGATCGCCTCCGCGTCGCGCGCCCTGCACAACGGCCCCCGCCCCGCCGAGGCCCCGGAGGAGGCCCGCAGGCGACGGCGGGTGGACGCCCGGATCGCCGGTGCGGTGCTGGTCCTCCAGGCGGTCCTGGCGCTGCTCAACCCCGACCGGAACGGACACCGCCCGGACGCGTTCGGCTGGGCGCTGCTCGTCGCCAGCGCCACGGTGCTCATCGGGCGGCGGCACAGCCCGATGGTGGTCACCGTGGCGGTGGTGTTCATGGTCGGGCCGTACCACGCCATGGACAACGTCCATATCGCGGTCGTCCCGGCCGGGCTCCTCGCCGTCTACACGCTCGCCGTCATGGGCCCGCCGCTGCGGTCCTTCCTCACCGTCACCGCCGTGATCTCGATCATGGTGTCGGTGATGGCACTGAGCGGGAAGCCGCACGCCGGTCTCGACATGCTGCGCACTTCCGGCTGGGTGCTGTCGGTCGTGGTGATCGGCGAGGCGGTCCGCATCCACCGCAAGTACATCGCCGCGATCCTGGAGCGGGCCGAACGCGCCGAGCGGACCCGCGAGGAGGAGGCGGCCCGGCGGGTCGCCGAGGAGCGGCTGCACATCGCCCGCGATCTGCACGATTTGCTCGCGCACAGCATCACCCTCATCGGCGTCCAGACCTCCGTCGCGGCGCACGTCCTGATCGCCGACCCCGAGCGGCTGGACCGCGAGGCGATGGCCAAGGCGCTCGACTCGATCGCCGACACCTGCCGGGACGCCCGCGCCGAGCTCCGGGCCACCCTCCAGGTGCTCCGCGGCGGCGCGGGCGGCGACGCCGACCGCGCGGACGGGGAGGACACCGGGCCGCTGCCGGGGCTCGCCGGACTCGCCGACCTGGCCGCGGCGGCGGAGGCGGCGGGCGTCCGTGTGGACCTTACGGTCGACGTGGAGGCGTCCGAACTGTCGCCCGCCGTGGGTGCCGCCGCGTACCGGATCGTGCAGGAGGCCCTGACCAACGCCGTCCGGCACGCGCCCGGCACAAGGGTGCGGATCACGCTCGTACGGGACGAGGGGGAGCTGAGCGTCGCCGCCGTGGACGACGGCCCCGGGGGCGAGGAACCGCCCCTTATCGCGCCCGTCGAAGCGGGCTACGGCATCGTGGGCATGCGCGAGCGGGCCCGCAGCGTCGCGGGCACCCTGTCCGCCGGGCCGCGCGAGGACGGCCCCGGCTTCGCGATCAGGGCCGCGCTGCCGTGGGGGAGGGGCGGCCCGTCCGGCGGCCGTACGGGCACCGGCAACGCTACCGGCACCGGCACCGGCACCGGCACCGGCACCGGCACTGGCACTGGCACCGGCACCGGTCCAGGCTCCGGCACCGCCGCCAGTACCGGACAGACCGCCGCACCGCCCAGGGAGGCCACCGCATGA
- a CDS encoding GNAT family N-acetyltransferase — protein MLIRRETRSDIDAVRTVTSAAFAKSDTSDTLSSPSPPPPVEATLLDELRISDGWLPALSFVATGDRGEVIGHVVCTRGHVGSDLALALGLGPLSVHPAHQGRGVGLALVHAVLGAADAFGESLVALLGSPAYYGRFGFRPATEYGISAPDPAWGEYFQVRTLTAYQPTVKGPFRYAEPFDRV, from the coding sequence ATGTTGATCCGACGAGAGACCCGCTCCGACATCGACGCCGTACGGACCGTCACCTCGGCCGCGTTCGCGAAGTCGGACACCTCGGACACCTTGAGCAGCCCGAGCCCCCCACCTCCGGTCGAGGCCACGCTGCTGGACGAGCTCCGGATCAGCGACGGCTGGCTCCCCGCGCTGTCGTTCGTCGCCACCGGCGACCGTGGCGAGGTGATCGGACATGTGGTGTGCACCCGCGGCCATGTCGGCTCCGACCTGGCCCTCGCCCTCGGCCTCGGCCCGCTCAGCGTGCACCCCGCCCATCAGGGCCGTGGCGTGGGCCTCGCGCTCGTCCACGCGGTGCTCGGCGCGGCGGACGCGTTCGGCGAATCGCTGGTCGCCCTGCTGGGCAGCCCCGCCTACTACGGCCGGTTCGGCTTCCGCCCGGCGACCGAGTACGGCATCTCGGCCCCGGATCCGGCCTGGGGCGAGTACTTCCAGGTCCGGACCCTGACGGCCTATCAGCCGACCGTCAAGGGCCCCTTCAGGTACGCCGAGCCGTTCGACCGCGTCTGA
- a CDS encoding response regulator transcription factor yields the protein MTTPPDPPIRVLLADDQTLVRSAFAMLVSSARDMDVVGQAGTGREAVELARTARADLVVMDIRMPDLDGIEATRRIAADEDLAGVKVLVLTTYDTDEHIVEALRAGASGFLVKDTRPAELLDAIRTVAAGESLLSPGPTARLIARVLRLPEAPPPGVPAPAALAALSERERQVLALVARGLNNAEAAQTLGLSPLTTKTHVSRIMGKLGARDRAQLVIAAYESGLVTPTCRSESP from the coding sequence ATGACCACGCCACCGGACCCGCCGATCAGGGTGCTGCTCGCGGACGATCAGACGCTGGTCCGTTCCGCCTTCGCCATGCTGGTCTCCTCGGCCCGCGACATGGACGTGGTCGGGCAGGCGGGCACCGGCCGTGAGGCCGTCGAACTGGCCCGCACGGCCCGAGCCGACCTCGTGGTCATGGACATCCGGATGCCCGATCTCGACGGCATCGAGGCCACCCGCCGGATCGCCGCCGACGAGGACCTCGCCGGGGTAAAGGTGCTCGTGCTGACGACGTACGACACCGATGAGCACATCGTCGAGGCGCTGCGCGCGGGCGCGTCCGGCTTCCTGGTGAAGGACACCCGGCCCGCCGAACTCCTCGACGCCATAAGGACCGTGGCTGCGGGGGAGTCCCTGCTCTCGCCCGGCCCCACCGCCCGGCTCATCGCCCGTGTCCTGCGTCTGCCGGAGGCCCCGCCGCCCGGCGTTCCCGCGCCCGCCGCACTGGCCGCGCTCTCCGAGCGCGAACGGCAGGTGCTCGCCCTCGTCGCCCGGGGCCTGAACAACGCCGAGGCCGCGCAGACCCTCGGCCTTTCGCCGCTCACCACCAAGACCCATGTCAGCCGCATCATGGGCAAGCTGGGCGCCCGCGACCGCGCCCAACTCGTCATCGCGGCCTATGAGTCCGGCCTGGTCACGCCGACTTGTCGGTCGGAATCTCCTTGA